TGCTTTAGTGCTCCTACCACCTGCCACCTCTGCTTGCTGCATTTCCCAACAGAAATGGGAACTCTGGATAACAATTCATACCTCCAGTTACTCACAAGGGCGTCAGTGAGAGTGGgtgggcagcagtgggaggTGCCCCAGGCCTCACAGCACCTCTCAGGTTTCAGATGACTGAAATATGCTgtgagagaaaaagcagaatcaaGGAACAAACAGGTTACAATAAAACCCGTTTTTCCACAGATTCCACCCTCAGTGCTGAGCTCCCTTTGACatattcccagctcctgctgactTGATCCTCCTCCATCTTCCAGTGACAGCTCACGCTGCCTCCTCAGCACCCAGCTGGCTGCTTGTGGGAAGCTGCAAGACCAAGCAGAACTGAGCAACTAGGATAAGAAAAAAGGGGTTCATTCCTCAGGTACACCAGCATGCTTCAGGAAACTGACATCCCACGGGACTGGGTTTGGCAGCAGAACACCCGTGCTGAGACTGAGCAGTCCAAGGAAATCAGAAGGATGTGATCAAAGGCTGAGGGAGGGTTTTCCTTAGCTATAGCAACACCATGAGCCACAAGCGTGGTCACTCAAATGCAAAAGGCTGATCACTCAAATGCATCTTTTTAATTACCAGTGACTTTGAATGTTAGCTGGGCACACAAAGCCCCCTCCTCTGCATCTGCAGAGCTTTGAAAATTCCAGCCAAAACGATTCCCAGATTCAGCATTATCCTTTAGAGTTCCcatacacagaaaataaacattccAGCCAGAtgttaaaaatgcaaagcatgTAAAATCTTCCCAATGCTGCCTACAGAAAGACATTTGAAAGTTCAGTTGCtatcttgctcttttttttctaaattaaaagaTAAGAGCCTTGTCTCATTTCACCATATCTGTCATTCCTCCCAGAACATAAACACTTCAGCctaccaattaaaaaaaaaaaaatctacaacaCACTGACTATTTTTAGGAGCATAATGGGTTAAACTGTACAATCAGAAATATCTTTGTTAAGTCAACAATGAAAATCTGATCCTTCAACAGCAGCACTGCTACAGAAGAGTTACAACAAAGGAACTTGAAGGTCAAATTGTTAATGAGGCAGAGAGGAGGGACAGGTGAGATACAGCTCTCCGCCAAGCTCGGCCCACATTTCCTAAGAGCCATGGCAAACTTTCAGAACTGGAAATTCTTCTTCTAGTTCCACACATGACGTTTGCAGTGATCAACAGCCTAAAGGGGAAGAAATAGCTGATATTAGTGGAAAAAAGCCAGTTTGCAAACAAGCAGCTCAACACCTTATCCTGAGCCAAGATCTTGGGagcaaatttgttttccttaaagTAAGTGATTTCAGAGAGGACTAGAATAAATAATATTCTGAGCCCCACCAGCCAGGAGCTTTAGGAAAGAAGACTGATGACCCTTAACCATTAAGGCCTGGCAGAAAAGGCAACAGTGGAAGCCAATTTTTAGAACCTGCTGAGAGATTGTGACATGGTCTctcagctgcaggaacactGACTAAATATAAAGCTGACACTGTACCTTACTATAGATTCTGAAATACTGGCACACAGGTGTGGGACacaaaaaggagaggaaagtcAGCTTTGAGAAAGCTAAGAGCTGTGAAACACCCTCTAATCAAACTAGTACCCTTTTGCTTATTTTGAACTGGAGTTCATCCACTTCAAAGTGCAGTAGAAGCCAAAAAGAGCTCAGAAGGAGCTGTCAGAGATCAGAAGGGAACTGGAGGCAGAAGGCTGCCCTACGTACGTTGCACTGAGCAGCAGTGTCCATGTTCTTACACCAGTAGCCCGGACCCCAGACACAGGCATCATTCCCCAGGAGAGGCTCTTTAGCTGACTCACAGACTCCAAGTTTCTgggaaaagagcagcagcacagtcagCACCTTCCTAACTGCACCAAGAGATCTCAAGTCCAGCCTTATGTCTGAGCTTCCACCTGAGGGAGTGTGGAAGCTGcactgaggcagctgcaggagctctcaCTGAGGTCACACCTGCAGCTGAACCAGCAGCCACGTAGCCAGGGCAGAGTTAAGTTACTGGAGCTCCTTCATAGCAAGTCATGAAAAACAGATCTTCTAGAGAGGGACCTTTCTCAAGAAATGTCACTTCACCTCCCACCACATTCAGGGCTGTCACTGAACCTCAGCAGTGGCTAACCCCTGGcagctctctcctgctgcccttccgtgtgctgggctggcagtcAGACAGCTGTCCATTCAGGAAGCCCCAGGCCTTGCACAAGGGGCTTGCTCCAAGCATTCAGTGTGCTGATTTTGATTCCAGCAGAGTTTCTGCATGCTGGGCACTGAAAGGCACCTAGGACAGTAGGCAGCACTGTATCAGAGCCTGCCCTCAATAAAACCAAATGCAATACTCACAGTGCAAACAAAAGTGGGATCCATCACCTCTGCCAAGAGCTGCACAACCACGGGCTCATACTGTTCCACAAACTGCACACACTGTAACAAAACACAGGGTGAGAGGTTCTCCTGCTGGAGCCTCTGAAAGCAGAGGAATGTGTGGTCTGCAGCAGGCAGGCCTGCGTGccaccccaaacaccccaacaACACACTCCACAAggacagagcagaggctggagcccTGCACATGGCAAAGGAGTCAGGCACTAATCACACAACTACACCACGGTTTCTGCTAGCTCATAcctgcctgcagctgtctgTAGACACACTATGAGGAGATAAGGGCTCACAAGGAAAAGAACCAAACAGGACAGGCTTTGGGAAAAGAACCGAGCAGAAGAAGCTTTGACTGCAAAGCTTCATCTCTGATCGTGGAGATCACGCCTGTCTCAAGAGGAAAGCACACGGAACCAGCTGGAGACAAACTTCCTGAGCAGGACAGCAGCAAGGACTCCCAGGCACTTGGACTCAAGTTATTCCCTCagacaaggcagcagcaggagcacttCCTTCCAGAACAGCCTCTCTCCCTCTAGTGGagaggctggctccagagctgaggaagatgctgctgctctcagcagagaCAGACAGCATCAATTAATAAACCAACCACAGCTATTAAACAGCCTCACAGCAGGAAGAGCTGTTCCACAGCTGCTTTAAGCCTCTATATTCTATCCCCAGTAAACTTACAAGTAGCTGCCACTTGCTGACACTCAGCAGCCACCTAATAAGATTTTCAGGTAAATCTTGATATCAGTGGTCTAACAGGTGTCCCACAGGCTGGAATTACACCAGCCTACTTTCAATTACTTCATTAAACCCCTGAGCAGGATCAGTgttgagagggaaaaaaaaaaaaaaaaaaaaaaaaaaaagccttcaaCTGTTCCCACCCATTGTTCTCAGAGGATTTCCAGGCAAACCTTTCCTGACTGCAAATTAGTACAACAATCCAGCCAGTCAATTCAATTCAGACCCTCAAAAGCTGACATCTATTCAAGGGCCTGCCAACTCCCAAGGATGGGAACTGAGCAAACCTAatccccctgcaccccaaactCTTCCCAGCCTTTAGCAGAGAAGGCTGTTACAAAAACCAACGAGAGAAGCTTCTCTCTAGCTTTTCCAAATACTCTGCAAGATGTCCCTGCCTAAAGCAGGGGGGGTGGAATTAGAtagtctttaaggtcccttccaggaTTCTGTGTTTCATCCTTCTGTTCATCTCCATCTGCCCTGACTGGAAGGCAGACTGCCACACAGCAAGGTCATTCAGCTGCCTCAGATCAAGcccttccccccttttttttccttttgctctaCTGGACAGGAGAAGCTGCTGTACTTTGGTGCTAATTAGTAAAGGGAAAAACCTGTGAAGGATCAGGTTGCTGGACACAAGCCAGTCCCAGCTGCACCTGTGGACAGTTTGTCTCCAGCCAGAGACAAGGCATTTGGCCAAACACAGAGACCTCTGTTAGGGGTACCTGGACATTTATAGCAGAAGCAGAGACACTTGAGAGGCGGACCTAAAATTAGCATACAGACAAAATATCAGATGAAACACCTAGAAAATGAGGTTAAGCATAACTGTCACTGTTAGGACCTGTGTAAACCCAACAAATCAacagggacagctcccagcCACCAAGGCCATGGCTTTTAGTCTGCCTCCTGCACAAACACCTTACCTGCTCACTGACAGACTCTGGCAGGAAGTGACAGACTTTTTCCAGTAAAGCTTCGATTTCAGCTGTCGTGGCATTCTTCTCTAGCTCTTTGTCTGCATAAGCCACCACCATCTTGCAGATATCACAGAAGCCACCTGCAGGTTTCACTACaactgagaaggaaaataaaaaccacaccaaacaTCAGTGCTTGGgtaaagagaaggagaagaaaggaggcAGTATCAGCAGCGTCCTCCAAAGAGATCTCACCATAGGTGAACCAGCTCATTTTGAACACCACAGACCCCTCATCACCCacctggctgctggggaagcttgCTGGCTGCACAGCATTTCAGCATGGCACACACAGCTTCAGGACTCGTTGCCTCCAAGAGCATGTCAATCACAGCCTGGCCATAGACCTCGATGAAGTCCTTGCACTGGTCCTTGACACTTCCGGGGAACAGGCGGCAGACCACCTCCATCTCATGCACAATCTCCTCCTGaagcacagggcaggaggagtAAATAAGGGACACAGTTTTCGACTCTGTTCATAAGCACACCTCTTCTGTCCCACCCAGGATAGAAATGTTGCTGATGTGAAAACAGGCAATAAAATTGAGTTTCCTTCCCCTTTCAGTGCAGCCCCGTCTCAGGAAAGCCTAGGAAGGGGTACAATGCCCACCACTCACACACCTCTGTCTTGTTGCTCTCCAAGAGGCCAGTCACTTCTTTCACCATGGTCTCACAGATTTCACACAAGGAAAAAGTCTTCTCTTGAACTGAGGCCTTCTGAGTACACAGAAGAAATACACACACAATAAAATCAGCACTGGACCACATCTGACAGGGACAATTCCTAACAGCATTTACATAGCTGCTCAGTTTGGGCTGTATTCAAAAGGTCACACATAACCCCAAACCAACCTCAAAGGTCTCAGTAAAAGGCCTGGCTGAATGAACAGGCATTTTGTATGACTAATTTTCAGACTACAACCCCCAGGCTGTATGAGGAGTTGAATTTAGTAGACGCAAAGAAATAAGCAATCCCACACAGACAGAAGTCAAGGGAAATATACAgtggtttttaaaatacattaatggAGGACAACATTTCCTAGAATTGAGAGCACCCTCCTGTTTGCAAAAATACCCTTTGGAGAAGCCAAGGTGCTTCTTCAAACTCAGAGCTTCAACATTCTGACTCTGGTCCCTCATCTGCACATGCAGAGCGCTGCCCCATTTTTAAAAGGGATCAAAGCATTACTCCAAACAAGAAGCAAAACACAAACTGAGAATTTACATCTAAGGTGTCATTCAGAACAGCTGGATCAAAAGTTCCCCTTTCAATCCTGAAGCATTACCTTGTAGCTCTGCTTCAGTGTAGGCTCTGCTGTTCAAACAAATCAATCAGCTTTCCTACTTCATAAATCAgtatcagaaacaaaaaaaggccAGGAATTTATATGCAGGGAGACTTGGATTATTCTGTGCATGAGAGATCATCTTTTTCACCTAGTTTTTTACActaaagcaaaaaggaaagcaaagtaCAAAAAGCCCAACTTACCTCCACAATTTCCATTTTCACCTCATGAACCACCTGAGCTGGCACCAGAGGCTGAAGGGGAACAGACTTCACAGAAGAGCAGAACCCAACCATGGCACAAATGTCCTTTGGTTGCTGGAAAGAGATGTATAAGCATAGTTTTTAAAAGTCTAGAAGTCTCTGCCCTTTCTACAGAGCCTGTGAGCAGGCACAGAGAGCAAAATTTTGAAAGGCTCCAACACAAAGTTTCATGACTACTTCTACTTCAAGTATTGCCAAAGCATTTGGTAAGGTTATAGGCAGGACAGCTACTGGATGGAATTTAGCAGTTCCTGTTAAAGAGGAAGAGGTTAAAAACCCCATTTAAAACAACACGCCCCACGAGCCACCCTTGCAAGCCCTTCAAAAGGAGTTGACTTAAGAGCTACCAACACCAGAACAAGCCACCAGCAGCATCAAGTCAGAGCTGCATCCACAAAGCTGCTCCCCAGCTTTAAGTAATCACAGGAGAGGCCAATTATCCTGACTTCAGAGTTCACCCAAAAGCTGAAAGGAATGCCTAGAAGAACCTCCTTCCTCATCCACAAACTACCTTCTTTAAAGCTGCCAGAAACACCACATTCTGCAAACAGAAACAGTTTCTCGCATTACTGAACACAGCCTACAAGAAACAAAAGTTGAGCTTGTTAAAACCCAAGCCTAACCATTTGTACTGCAACAATTGAACTTGGAGTGCTCTCACGGcaagagaaaacagcaaacagaaaCCAAGTCTGTAAAAAGCCTTTCTGAGTCAAAGAAATACACTCtttgtgcatttcttttttgGAACATACGTTActaaacacacaaaaagaaatgccaGACATGAGGCAAACCATTCTAAAGAGGATACCCAAAGTCAAAAGGGCTGTACAGCGTGAGACACAAAACTTGCATTTTCCCACCTAAAGTCTACTTAAGCTAGAAAAAGACACCCTTGGCCCTACAGGTAATTAGAAGATCACATCTCACCCTGTTCCAAGCTTCCTACAATAGAGGCTTATCCCAGAGTTAATATTAATACATCATGCCACAGTCTCATGCACAGGCAAAAGCAGCACCTCAGAGACACTGTGCTGCTTCACACTACTCCAGGCAGCACCTTTAAGTCAAGCCCTTTGGTTCATGCATTGTAAGAAGCAGTTCCAGGTATTAATGTTACAGCAACACCCACATACACACAGGTTCCCTCACAGAGGGATGACAGACACAAGGTCCCACAGGACAGGTTAAATTAAAAGCCCAAATTGCTCTAGGAAGTTTTCACCTTTTCAGTTCATATACTTCAAACATCTATACCACTGTCCTAGATTTAAAGGGTAGCCAAGGAAAGACCTGGGGACAGCTTTGCTCAAGCCCTTTTGAGCCCAAACTTTAAACCAGCAGCTGTCAGGAGCCACTGGCACGCTTTTTCCACATCTATCCTTCTGTAAGAGGGAGGATATTTTCTGATCTACTGGCCAAAGCATAATCCAGTTGAAATCTCGGTAGCACAAAGTGGTATCTGGAGCTGGAAGTTGGACTGATGCACTGGAGGAAATCTTTAgtctttctctgttttaatCACATAAATATCCCTTGTATCTGTCAGCACTGAGCACAATCACACCAAGTGTACAGCTAAGAGAGCAAGAAGTGAACTACAAGCCCTTTAAGAGCAAAGGGTGATCTACAAGCAGGCTATCACCACAGGCAAGTTGCTCACCTACCTGATCCTTCTGTTGACAGGGGAGATTGGagacagaggaagaaaggagaaattgaAGATAACagttaagagaaaaaaacacatcaaGCACTTGGAACTGCATATATTCTTTCCACGAAGATAATGGAATATGACACAGTCCCCACCCCAAAGATCCTCAGCTACAGCAACTCACATTTAATTGCACAGTGCTAACCAGCATTATTCATCTGCAGTTATTATGGCATCCTGGGCAAGACTACCTCCAGAGAGTCTGGACAACTCTCAGATGCACACAAGGGGTAGTCATATTCCAATTTCAGGTATTAACAACACACTGCGTTGCAATGCTTAGAATGAGAAACAAAGTGCTGCTGGAACAAACATTGACTTCCCCCCAAAATGTTTAATAGGAAGAGCTTCTAAGTAGCCTATAGCaactagaaacaaaaaaaggccACTATGTTGCCAAATTCAGGTTCAAGTCAGCCACATATTCACCTGCAATTTGTTATGTCACCTGTGGCATCTACAGACTGCACTGTCTAAGGAAAGGCTTAGCCATTTTTTAAAGGCCCTCAGCTCTCTGGATAAAGAGGTGCTACGTATGAGGCAGATGTATGCTGCTGCAGAAGGTACCACTCACTTTCCATGGCCCCCGTCAAGAGCCCAGAGAGCAGGAACCTTCAGACAGCAATTCCAGAAGGATGTGTAGCCTTGCTTTCAGAAGACACCTTATCTCTCACAGGTGAACTGATTTTGCAATACTGTGACAAAGCCAACGCTTACAGTActtgggggagggggaaagtgGTAAAGCACAGGACTGAGATAAAAGAATATAAAGGAACATGTGTAATGTATTTTCATATTCCAAAGGTTTAGAGTGCCTTTTGCACTGAAGAAGTGGTTACAAAATAGAAAGAAACGTGCTAAAGAAAGCATCCTGAAACCGAAATTACAATTCTAAAAACACCAAGTTCAAAGCATTAACACCAAGACTTAGAGAGCAAGGGCTCTCCCCAAAGTTTCACTGCAGTGCATTTTTCCTATTTCCAAAGAAGTTAGCTACACATGGCAGAAAAATGAACTGAGAGCAAATAGTGCACTCTGCTGATCTTACCATGTGCATCATCATCTGGATGGCCAAGTCAGAATACTCGGAGATGTAGGTCTTGCACTgcagaaagggggaaaagaaagtcTCGTGACTACCAAACCACTCGTGCTGTAGAGTTCATCTAGAATTTTCTAATACAACTCAAGGTATTTATTTACCTGCTCTACTGCATTACAGCAAGGTCTTTCAGAGCTTGGCCCAAACACAAGATGGCATTTCAGGTTACAAAACTGCTGCACAGGTAACTGCTTagccttttctcttcctctcaggGCAAAAAGCCCCAGCCCCCATTGATAAAACCACATTACCCACCCAGACCATTTTTGTGAAAAAGGCCTTTAAGGGCTAGAAGCAATCTGGAGTCCTTGTCCTCCTCCCCAGTCCCACACATCCCCCACCCAACTTTCCTAACCACAAAGTGTAGGGTTTCAGTGTTGCCATTGTTATACTGTGTTAACACATGCAACAGTGTCTCCTTTGTGATATTAAATAGAGAATATGATCAGGGGATTAAGGCACTGAACAAACTATTTTATGTTTGCTTACAGGAACAgaatttttcaataaaaaaggACAGTTTACCATATCGGACATCCCAGGTCCCAAACGGTCACACTCCTCCTTGGCATGAGCAACCAAAGATTTCACAAAAGAGGAGTTTGTCTTCACAGCTTCCTGAACATCAGTGACCAGTTGAATGCAATCCTGGCACACATCCCCACTCGCCTAGACAAAGAGTGAAAGGAAATTCAAGTTGACACAGCTTCACATGACATGTTTTGGAAGCTCCTGTTACTACCAAGTTTTACAAGCTATTCTGAGCTCTGTACAAACCTTAATAAATACTCTGGAGAATACTTTGAAGCCTGAGCTGGTAGGGAGATGAGCTACTGCTGGTGTGTGCACCAGCCACTAGATGGAGATTAGGTACCTACTTGGCTCCAAAAGCCAAGATAATAGTTAAGATACCCAATCTTCAAATCTCTTGGTTTTGTTACAGACCACAGTGGGGAGGTTTCTAAATCTGGCATAGATCTTACCTGCTCCACCCACAGCAGCTTGTTCTCAGCCCACTCACTGCTCAATTCCCACACCCTGGCTTGCTGTCAACTCTCAGCCTCTGCACCCAAGTTCACTGCCTCATCTATTCCCCTTTGTCAACTATCTGTTCTTTTCTAATCCAGTCTGTCACCCCTATATTCAGAGACAAATGCATCCCCTGAGGGGCACAGCTAGCAGGTTGCTCAAAGTATGGGAGAGTTGTTCTTCCTTTGAACCCTGGTGCCAAGCTTTCTCTCAGAAGAAATTGTTTCCAGCAAGGTCTGCTTGATTACCACAGTCCTGGATGGCAACAGCACAGCACAAGATTTGCCTTTACACACTGTAGAACTTAGTCCAAGATTATACATATGGTCCATGCTAGAACAGCCCTTAGTCCTAGGCTTACCTTAGGCTTCTGCTTGGGCTTGTCCTGAGGGTAAAGGAGAAGAGGCACGTTAGCCATGAATGGAGATGCCAGCTCAGAGaaatccagctctgggatcttGTTGGTCTGGAGCTGTTTCTGGAGCTTCATTGCTGCAAGGTGCTTCTGAAGGGACTGGCACAGAGCAAGGGCACTGCATACAACCTCAGGTTTATCCTGGGAGAGACAAGATACACACATAAAGCTCCAAACTGATGTCATTTTAAAAGTTCAGAGTAGAGTCATTCAGCTGAAACGTGGTAAGACAGGGAAAATGTTTCATAGCAAGGAAGGAGTCTTCAAACTAATAGTACCAGTGATCCATAAAGGACTGAAGGATTGATGCACAATCTGAGGCAGAAGAGAAATTCTGGCATCAAGAGGAGCACGACTTTTAATACCAACAGCTGAAAATCGTTATCTACTTACGAGCTCTTCCTTGAGCATATCCATGATAACTGGTAGGTAGGAATCCACAATTTCTTTGCACTCAGAGACAAGGCCTGGGTCAGGAAGAAACTCGCACGTCTTTTCCAAGTAAGAGCGGATCTCATCCTATGAAAGATGAGGTGAGCAGAGATAGATTATGTCTCTCAAATGCTCCTTCCATTCCCAAAATGCACAATACAAG
This region of Vidua macroura isolate BioBank_ID:100142 chromosome 8, ASM2450914v1, whole genome shotgun sequence genomic DNA includes:
- the LOC128810486 gene encoding prosaposin isoform X2; this encodes MARPLILGLLSLLGLLAAAVASPVLWQKECAKGPEVWCQSIRTASQCGAVKHCQQNVWNKPAVSSIPCDLCKELVTVAGKILKDNGTEDEIRSYLEKTCEFLPDPGLVSECKEIVDSYLPVIMDMLKEELDKPEVVCSALALCQSLQKHLAAMKLQKQLQTNKIPELDFSELASPFMANVPLLLYPQDKPKQKPKASGDVCQDCIQLVTDVQEAVKTNSSFVKSLVAHAKEECDRLGPGMSDMCKTYISEYSDLAIQMMMHMQPKDICAMVGFCSSVKSVPLQPLVPAQVVHEVKMEIVEKASVQEKTFSLCEICETMVKEVTGLLESNKTEEEIVHEMEVVCRLFPGSVKDQCKDFIEVYGQAVIDMLLEATSPEAVCAMLKCCAASKLPQQPVVVKPAGGFCDICKMVVAYADKELEKNATTAEIEALLEKVCHFLPESVSEQCVQFVEQYEPVVVQLLAEVMDPTFVCTKLGVCESAKEPLLGNDACVWGPGYWCKNMDTAAQCNAVDHCKRHVWN
- the LOC128810486 gene encoding prosaposin isoform X1; translation: MARPLILGLLSLLGLLAAAVASPVLWQKECAKGPEVWCQSIRTASQCGAVKHCQQNVWNKPAVSSIPCDLCKELVTVAGKILKDNGTEDEIRSYLEKTCEFLPDPGLVSECKEIVDSYLPVIMDMLKEELDKPEVVCSALALCQSLQKHLAAMKLQKQLQTNKIPELDFSELASPFMANVPLLLYPQDKPKQKPKASGDVCQDCIQLVTDVQEAVKTNSSFVKSLVAHAKEECDRLGPGMSDMCKTYISEYSDLAIQMMMHMQPKDICAMVGFCSSVKSVPLQPLVPAQVVHEVKMEIVEKASVQEKTFSLCEICETMVKEVTGLLESNKTEEEIVHEMEVVCRLFPGSVKDQCKDFIEVYGQAVIDMLLEATSPEAVCAMLKCCAASKLPQQPVVVKPAGGFCDICKMVVAYADKELEKNATTAEIEALLEKVCHFLPESVSEQCVQFVEQYEPVVVQLLAEVMDPTFVCTKLGVCESAKEPLLGNDACVWGPGYWCKNMDTAAQCNVRRAAFCLQFPSDL